The following are encoded in a window of Chloroflexota bacterium genomic DNA:
- a CDS encoding pentapeptide repeat-containing protein codes for MGTTVRAVVISLTASGVAALIGLVVAIVLSQNVTIVNGCVIQSEFAESWLQEPTRCPGVDLRGAELAGVHLQRADLAGASLVGADLRGANLRLAILDDADLSGARLDGANLTGVAAHRSRFVGASLAGAQMVWAELRDATLTDVHMAGVEASSIQLQGVTAPGAIITDANLTRASFTDAKLPGADFTDSVLARARMFGTDVSGATLTGANLTQAMIRDAALSEVRLDGARLYSAEVSRTDLTGADLREANLRFVDFTESNLSGHSTVGRSADLRGSDLLAATLDRADLSHATLAGSQLYGAGLRGTNLRHADFTDAILHFADLPDADLSFAKLGRADLGRALLAGASLRGAILTDADLRAANLSGADLTDAALAGANLAGANLDGATLPEGLVVPDAADGPGAAAR; via the coding sequence ATGGGAACCACGGTTCGTGCGGTCGTCATTTCGCTGACGGCGTCTGGCGTGGCGGCGTTGATCGGTCTGGTGGTCGCCATCGTCCTCAGCCAGAACGTCACGATCGTCAACGGGTGCGTGATTCAGTCGGAATTTGCCGAGTCGTGGCTCCAGGAGCCAACCCGCTGTCCCGGCGTGGATCTGCGCGGCGCCGAGCTTGCCGGCGTGCACCTCCAGCGGGCGGATCTTGCCGGCGCGAGTCTCGTCGGCGCGGACCTTCGAGGGGCGAATCTGCGGCTGGCGATCCTCGACGATGCCGACCTGAGCGGGGCGCGGCTGGACGGAGCCAATCTGACCGGCGTCGCGGCTCACCGCTCGCGCTTCGTGGGCGCGTCGCTCGCGGGCGCGCAGATGGTGTGGGCGGAGCTGCGCGACGCCACGCTCACCGACGTACACATGGCAGGGGTCGAGGCGTCTTCGATCCAACTGCAGGGCGTCACGGCCCCAGGAGCCATCATCACCGATGCGAACCTGACGCGGGCGTCGTTCACCGACGCCAAGTTGCCCGGGGCCGATTTCACCGACTCGGTGCTGGCGCGGGCGCGGATGTTCGGCACCGACGTCAGCGGCGCCACCCTCACCGGCGCAAACCTGACCCAGGCCATGATCCGCGACGCCGCGCTTTCGGAGGTGCGGCTCGACGGCGCCCGCCTCTACAGCGCCGAGGTCAGCCGCACCGACCTGACGGGCGCGGACCTCCGCGAGGCCAATCTGCGCTTCGTCGACTTCACCGAATCCAACCTCTCCGGGCATTCCACGGTTGGGCGCAGCGCCGATCTCCGCGGGTCCGACCTGCTGGCGGCAACGCTCGACCGTGCCGATCTTTCCCATGCCACGCTGGCCGGCTCGCAGCTCTATGGCGCTGGGCTTCGCGGGACAAACCTCCGTCACGCCGACTTCACAGACGCCATCTTGCACTTCGCCGACCTGCCCGATGCCGACTTGAGCTTCGCCAAGCTCGGCCGCGCGGACCTGGGTCGAGCGCTGCTTGCCGGCGCCAGCTTGCGTGGCGCCATCTTGACCGATGCCGATCTCCGGGCCGCCAACCTCAGCGGCGCCGATCTGACCGACGCCGCGCTCGCCGGTGCGAACCTCGCCGGCGCCAATCTTGACGGCGCCACCCTCCCGGAAGGACTCGTGGTGCCGGACGCAGCCGACGGTCCCGGCGCGGCGGCGCGTTGA
- a CDS encoding RidA family protein: MPNGNPSVNNPAGVHPPIGAYSHVAESSGGRTLYLAGQVGLDAAGSLTGDGGAHAQTLETFRNIGRLLESAGASWANVVQFTTYVVGRDAVQPFLDARREAFAECYPDGTYPPNTLLIIPGLVREDLLVEITTIAVVD, translated from the coding sequence ATGCCCAACGGCAACCCATCGGTCAACAACCCGGCCGGCGTGCATCCGCCCATCGGCGCCTATTCCCATGTGGCCGAGTCCTCCGGCGGCAGGACCCTCTACCTGGCGGGACAAGTTGGCCTCGACGCGGCCGGAAGCCTCACCGGTGACGGCGGCGCGCATGCACAGACGCTCGAAACGTTCCGCAACATCGGGCGGCTGCTCGAAAGCGCCGGCGCATCGTGGGCGAACGTCGTGCAGTTCACCACCTACGTGGTCGGACGCGACGCCGTTCAACCCTTCCTGGACGCGCGCCGCGAGGCCTTCGCCGAGTGCTACCCCGACGGCACCTACCCGCCCAACACCCTGCTGATTATCCCGGGACTCGTGCGCGAGGATCTGCTGGTCGAGATCACCACCATCGCGGTCGTCGACTAA
- the tatB gene encoding Sec-independent protein translocase protein TatB, which produces MFGVGLEEFIAIIMVALIVLGPERLPIAMRHVGRWVRKLRDMSREFRREFAEEFAFIQEEMSELRKEADATRSELAEIRRELGQTVQETTDEVTSIRDDVVSDVQGAVDAVSGRDSASTPALPPPATTTENGAAVANGEQKPARMPTFAPNPADAMAQAISETFSANGVTASENGAVDAAEAPEPAARPDAPPARLEAFAPDVGEPERPPDLHPAAPVLPPPREALPEPPAPPAPAEPAASPEAAPSVGIGKAPEPGLRNQLGGFMRLIIMKALETDSAFREQAEEALRAQARADAVAAAEGDEDPDILDLVAAWVRQRRQLVGSEHITVRQKAPESAIVELFECPYGLKTGDAHPVCDVSNVYDAAFFEQFDMTAMYATRMSDGAAHCKLMVVTNERLKAVEQGEAESGAEGEAAEAEELAPPAS; this is translated from the coding sequence ATGTTCGGCGTCGGCCTCGAAGAATTCATCGCGATCATCATGGTCGCGCTCATCGTCTTGGGCCCCGAGCGGTTGCCGATCGCCATGCGCCACGTCGGTCGCTGGGTGCGCAAGCTGCGCGACATGTCGCGGGAGTTCCGACGCGAGTTCGCCGAAGAGTTCGCCTTCATCCAGGAGGAGATGAGCGAACTGCGCAAGGAGGCGGACGCCACCCGCAGCGAGCTGGCGGAAATCCGGCGCGAACTCGGCCAGACGGTCCAAGAGACCACCGACGAGGTCACGAGCATTAGGGACGACGTTGTGTCGGACGTGCAGGGCGCGGTCGATGCGGTCAGTGGACGGGATTCGGCTTCCACGCCGGCGCTCCCGCCTCCGGCCACGACCACCGAGAATGGCGCGGCGGTGGCGAACGGCGAGCAGAAGCCCGCGCGCATGCCGACGTTTGCCCCGAACCCCGCGGACGCAATGGCGCAGGCCATTTCGGAGACGTTTTCCGCCAACGGAGTCACCGCGTCGGAGAACGGGGCCGTGGACGCGGCGGAGGCGCCGGAGCCCGCCGCCAGACCCGACGCACCGCCAGCGCGGCTGGAGGCCTTTGCTCCCGACGTGGGCGAGCCGGAACGGCCGCCGGACCTGCACCCGGCGGCGCCTGTGCTGCCGCCGCCGCGGGAAGCCCTTCCCGAGCCGCCTGCCCCACCCGCCCCGGCCGAGCCGGCGGCATCGCCGGAGGCCGCGCCGTCGGTCGGCATTGGCAAGGCGCCCGAGCCTGGGCTGCGAAACCAGCTTGGCGGCTTCATGCGCCTGATCATCATGAAGGCGCTGGAAACCGATTCCGCGTTTCGCGAACAGGCGGAAGAGGCGCTGCGCGCGCAGGCGCGCGCCGACGCCGTGGCCGCCGCCGAGGGCGACGAAGACCCCGACATCCTGGATCTCGTGGCCGCGTGGGTGCGCCAGCGGCGCCAGCTCGTCGGGAGCGAGCACATCACGGTGCGGCAGAAGGCGCCCGAGTCAGCCATTGTCGAGCTATTCGAGTGTCCCTATGGGCTCAAGACAGGCGACGCGCACCCGGTGTGCGACGTGAGCAACGTCTACGACGCGGCATTTTTTGAGCAGTTCGACATGACGGCGATGTACGCCACGCGCATGTCGGACGGCGCGGCGCACTGCAAGCTGATGGTGGTCACCAACGAGCGCCTGAAGGCGGTCGAGCAGGGCGAGGCGGAGTCCGGGGCGGAGGGCGAAGCCGCCGAAGCCGAAGAATTGGCGCCGCCGGCAAGCTGA
- a CDS encoding tartrate dehydrogenase, translating into MSTHRIALLPGDGIGVDVVREGQLVLDTLAQATGAMRWDMQEFPWSCDYYLEHGQYMPDDALDILDGFDAILYGACGLPDVVPDEISQHQGVLRVRQGFELYVNLRPARLLPGLPTPLAGKGPGDFDLLCVRENSEGEYAGCGGRVHRGSSYEVALQTTVFTREGVERIIRYAFDMTKRLGRRHVTNVTKSNALQFAPVFWDEVFEEVAADYPGITTDRNLVDAAAARMVSSPETYDVLVASNLFGDILSDIGGALMGSLGVPASANINPEGAHPPMFEPVHGSAPDIAGQGIASPIATIWATSMMVEHLGHPEEAELVMGALGDVTASGVLTPDLGGDATTTECGAAVRDALRARAVSAAA; encoded by the coding sequence ATGAGCACACACCGCATCGCCCTGCTTCCCGGCGACGGCATCGGCGTCGACGTGGTCCGTGAAGGGCAACTGGTCCTCGACACACTGGCCCAGGCGACCGGAGCCATGCGGTGGGACATGCAGGAATTCCCTTGGAGCTGCGACTACTACCTGGAGCACGGCCAGTACATGCCGGACGACGCGCTCGACATCCTGGATGGCTTTGACGCGATCCTCTACGGCGCCTGCGGGTTGCCGGACGTGGTGCCGGACGAAATTTCCCAGCACCAGGGGGTGCTGCGGGTTCGGCAAGGATTCGAGCTCTACGTCAATCTACGTCCGGCACGCCTGCTGCCCGGTCTGCCGACCCCGCTGGCGGGCAAGGGGCCGGGCGATTTCGACTTGTTGTGCGTACGGGAGAATTCGGAAGGGGAATATGCGGGATGCGGTGGGCGCGTTCACAGGGGCTCGTCGTACGAGGTGGCGCTGCAGACCACGGTGTTCACCCGTGAGGGTGTCGAGCGCATCATTCGCTATGCGTTTGACATGACCAAGCGCTTGGGTCGACGCCACGTGACCAACGTGACCAAATCCAACGCGCTGCAGTTCGCGCCGGTGTTTTGGGACGAGGTGTTCGAGGAAGTGGCCGCCGACTATCCCGGCATCACCACCGACCGGAATCTGGTGGACGCGGCGGCGGCGCGGATGGTGAGCAGTCCCGAGACGTATGACGTGCTCGTGGCGTCGAACCTCTTTGGCGACATCTTGTCGGACATCGGCGGCGCGCTGATGGGCAGTTTGGGCGTTCCGGCGAGCGCCAACATCAACCCCGAGGGCGCGCACCCGCCCATGTTCGAGCCGGTGCACGGGTCGGCGCCTGACATCGCGGGCCAGGGCATCGCGTCGCCGATCGCGACGATCTGGGCCACCTCGATGATGGTGGAGCACCTTGGCCATCCGGAGGAAGCCGAGCTGGTGATGGGCGCGCTGGGCGACGTGACGGCTTCCGGCGTATTGACGCCGGATCTTGGCGGCGACGCCACCACCACGGAGTGCGGCGCGGCCGTGCGCGACGCCTTGCGGGCTCGCGCGGTATCCGCCGCGGCGTAG
- a CDS encoding alpha/beta hydrolase, which yields MDDHWPTLSGKRVELASGVCHYREAGDGGPTIVLLHGLATDSRIYGRLQLLLAETAHTVAPDLLGWGFSEPNEGLAFSFDTVDRTVAQFIEARGLEDVVLVGHEMSGPAAIRWAAANPGRTRGLVLLNTYYGWNSARMPPVLKVLHAPVVGGVLQLAIGALRTKLFDPLYRWQMGRVWAARTPLSDALTRTLCETISTSAFARRALHRINDELPAQINANQRRLDMLAQLQCRTLIVWGGRDPYLGPHVARQFRRLIPNSELHLIHDVGHYVQAEAAEDVAGAIGAFVERCRGEA from the coding sequence ATGGATGATCACTGGCCGACCCTGAGCGGCAAGCGCGTCGAGTTGGCCTCGGGCGTGTGCCACTACCGCGAAGCGGGAGACGGCGGCCCGACCATCGTGCTGCTCCACGGCTTGGCCACCGATTCGCGCATCTACGGCCGCCTGCAATTGCTGCTAGCGGAAACGGCGCACACGGTTGCTCCGGACCTCCTTGGCTGGGGCTTCTCGGAACCCAATGAGGGTCTGGCGTTCAGCTTCGATACGGTTGACCGCACCGTGGCCCAGTTCATCGAGGCGCGAGGCCTGGAGGACGTCGTGCTGGTGGGGCACGAGATGTCGGGTCCCGCGGCGATTCGTTGGGCGGCGGCGAATCCCGGGCGGACTCGCGGCCTGGTGCTGCTCAACACCTACTACGGCTGGAACTCGGCTCGCATGCCGCCAGTGCTGAAGGTCCTTCACGCGCCAGTCGTCGGCGGCGTGCTGCAGCTTGCGATCGGCGCCTTGCGGACGAAGCTCTTCGACCCGCTGTACCGCTGGCAAATGGGCCGCGTCTGGGCGGCGCGAACTCCCCTCTCCGACGCGTTGACCCGCACGCTGTGCGAGACGATTTCGACGTCCGCGTTCGCACGCCGTGCGCTGCACCGGATCAATGACGAGTTGCCGGCTCAGATCAACGCCAACCAACGGCGCCTGGACATGCTGGCGCAGCTGCAGTGCCGCACGCTGATCGTGTGGGGTGGGCGTGATCCGTACCTCGGTCCCCACGTGGCGCGCCAATTCCGCCGGCTAATCCCAAATTCCGAGTTGCACCTCATCCACGACGTGGGGCATTACGTGCAGGCGGAGGCGGCCGAAGACGTGGCGGGCGCCATCGGCGCGTTCGTGGAGCGGTGCCGGGGCGAGGCCTAG
- a CDS encoding glycogen debranching enzyme N-terminal domain-containing protein has product MSSPPQVPNLRLAASLFGQQLDPLREREWLVTNGLGGYAAGTVGGPATRRYHGLLVAAAPPPNARWVMVAGAQVQATVGDECSWLSTHEYLDGTIHPDGYRHLAGFELIGSRPNWTWNVAGQTLRGDLWMPYGANQTVIRYRNDGEAPVELEWQPLVTLRWFHQLVTGAREVELVQASDTCVVMTSGDAPPLVVDHSGWEFHVAPDWHWNLARAIERGRGFDDHEDAFTPGVFRTTIQPGGSASLVLAAGEPEDLGDVEREPSATDRRAAELVDGCASDLEAQLRLAADQVLVRRGGPAHAALPNTVIAGYPWFGDWGRDTFIALPGLCLATGRTDVARAILVAYASFVDQGMVPNRWPDAGDAPEYISVDAALWFLHALEAYVDATGDTEILEGLGTAVLDVVEWHVRGTRHGIRMDPEDGLITQGAEGLQLTWMDAKVGEWVVTPRRGKPVEINALWWRGLRFAARAFESLQWDAGDTRELADQAAASFARRFWNAETGCLYDVVDGPSGDEPAIRPNQVIALAVAPDLLPAARAESVLQVVERDLVTPVGLRSLSPGDAAYRREYGGDPVQRDGAYHQGPIWSWLLGMYVRAAVALGRTQRDLEWIEGGLERHLAEGAIGTVSEIFQPESPYAPDGAFAQAWGVGEWLWALHELRRAPA; this is encoded by the coding sequence GTGTCCTCCCCGCCGCAGGTTCCCAACCTCCGCCTGGCTGCGTCCCTCTTCGGACAGCAGCTCGATCCCCTGCGTGAGCGCGAGTGGCTCGTCACGAACGGCCTTGGAGGCTATGCCGCCGGCACGGTGGGCGGGCCCGCCACGCGCCGCTACCACGGATTGCTCGTGGCTGCGGCTCCCCCGCCCAACGCCCGTTGGGTGATGGTGGCGGGCGCCCAGGTCCAGGCCACCGTGGGCGACGAGTGCTCTTGGCTGAGCACGCACGAGTACCTGGACGGCACGATCCACCCGGACGGCTACCGCCACCTGGCCGGATTCGAGCTGATCGGAAGTCGACCGAACTGGACCTGGAACGTTGCCGGGCAGACGCTGCGGGGCGACCTGTGGATGCCGTACGGCGCCAACCAGACGGTGATTCGCTATCGCAACGATGGCGAGGCGCCGGTCGAGCTGGAATGGCAACCGCTGGTGACCTTGCGGTGGTTTCATCAACTGGTCACCGGAGCGCGTGAGGTCGAACTTGTGCAGGCCTCGGACACGTGCGTGGTGATGACGTCAGGCGATGCGCCGCCGCTGGTCGTGGACCACAGCGGCTGGGAGTTCCATGTGGCGCCCGACTGGCACTGGAACCTGGCGCGCGCGATCGAGCGGGGCCGCGGCTTCGACGATCACGAAGACGCATTCACGCCGGGCGTCTTTCGCACGACTATCCAGCCGGGAGGCTCCGCCTCGCTGGTGCTGGCCGCCGGCGAGCCGGAGGATCTCGGCGACGTCGAGCGCGAGCCGTCCGCCACGGACCGGCGCGCCGCGGAACTGGTGGACGGGTGCGCAAGCGATCTCGAAGCCCAGTTGCGACTGGCCGCGGACCAGGTCCTGGTGCGGCGGGGCGGGCCGGCGCACGCCGCGCTGCCGAATACGGTGATCGCCGGCTATCCCTGGTTCGGCGATTGGGGGCGCGACACGTTCATCGCGCTTCCGGGTCTGTGCCTGGCGACGGGGCGAACCGACGTGGCGCGAGCCATCTTGGTGGCATACGCGAGCTTCGTGGACCAGGGCATGGTCCCGAACCGGTGGCCGGATGCCGGAGATGCTCCGGAATACATCTCGGTCGACGCGGCGCTGTGGTTCCTCCACGCCCTCGAGGCCTACGTGGACGCCACGGGCGATACGGAGATCCTGGAAGGGCTGGGCACCGCCGTGCTGGACGTCGTGGAATGGCACGTTCGCGGCACGCGCCACGGGATCCGCATGGACCCGGAGGACGGCCTGATCACCCAGGGCGCCGAAGGTCTGCAGCTCACCTGGATGGACGCCAAGGTCGGCGAATGGGTGGTCACGCCGCGACGCGGGAAGCCGGTGGAGATCAATGCGCTGTGGTGGCGCGGGCTGAGGTTTGCCGCCCGCGCGTTCGAAAGCCTGCAGTGGGACGCGGGCGATACCCGCGAGCTCGCGGACCAGGCGGCGGCATCGTTTGCGCGGCGGTTCTGGAATGCCGAAACCGGCTGCCTCTACGACGTGGTGGATGGGCCGTCGGGCGACGAACCAGCCATCCGTCCCAACCAAGTCATCGCATTGGCGGTGGCTCCGGATTTGCTGCCAGCGGCCCGGGCCGAGTCGGTGCTGCAGGTGGTGGAGCGGGACCTGGTTACGCCCGTCGGCCTGCGCAGCCTGTCGCCGGGCGACGCGGCCTATCGGCGCGAGTATGGCGGCGATCCGGTCCAGCGCGACGGCGCCTATCATCAAGGGCCCATCTGGAGCTGGTTGCTTGGCATGTATGTGCGCGCAGCCGTGGCCCTCGGTCGGACGCAGCGCGATCTGGAATGGATCGAAGGCGGCTTGGAACGTCACTTGGCTGAAGGCGCAATCGGCACAGTCAGTGAGATATTCCAGCCGGAGTCCCCATACGCGCCGGACGGCGCGTTTGCCCAGGCCTGGGGCGTTGGGGAGTGGCTGTGGGCGCTGCACGAGTTGCGGCGCGCTCCCGCGTGA
- a CDS encoding sulfite exporter TauE/SafE family protein: MSSPPASPARRPPAPFVIAIGLTGGLISGLVGVGGGIVMVPLMVAILAMTQHRAHGTSLAMIVPIAISAVIPYWIAHGMDWLIVVSLAGTSVGFAVVGARLTKHLNATVLRRGFAVLLMLTAIRLLLSAQSAAMFGQMEGLQVIVAALIAGTVTGLVAGTMGVGGGIVMVPAMVIVMGIEQHVAQGISLAVIVPTAISGAAQHFRQGNVDFRWALYIAAGGIVGGAVGAQFAQFIPAFGLRILFAVFALYSAQRMVGVQGWLLQRIRAARSTAS; the protein is encoded by the coding sequence ATGTCGTCTCCGCCAGCGTCGCCTGCCCGGCGCCCGCCCGCCCCCTTTGTCATCGCGATCGGCCTCACCGGTGGTCTGATCAGCGGGCTTGTGGGCGTGGGCGGGGGCATCGTCATGGTGCCCCTGATGGTCGCGATCCTGGCCATGACCCAGCACCGGGCGCATGGCACCTCGCTGGCCATGATCGTGCCGATCGCCATCAGCGCGGTGATTCCCTACTGGATCGCACACGGGATGGACTGGCTCATCGTGGTCTCGTTGGCCGGCACGTCGGTCGGCTTCGCAGTCGTGGGCGCCCGGCTCACCAAGCACCTCAACGCCACCGTCCTGCGGCGCGGGTTCGCCGTGCTCCTCATGCTCACGGCGATTCGGCTGCTGCTCTCGGCGCAGAGCGCCGCCATGTTCGGGCAGATGGAAGGGCTCCAGGTCATCGTCGCGGCGCTGATCGCTGGAACGGTCACCGGCCTGGTGGCCGGGACCATGGGTGTGGGCGGCGGCATCGTCATGGTTCCCGCCATGGTCATCGTGATGGGCATCGAGCAGCACGTCGCCCAGGGCATCTCGCTGGCCGTCATCGTTCCCACCGCGATTTCCGGAGCCGCGCAGCACTTTCGCCAGGGCAACGTCGACTTTCGCTGGGCCCTCTATATCGCCGCCGGGGGCATCGTGGGCGGCGCCGTGGGCGCGCAGTTTGCCCAGTTCATTCCCGCCTTCGGCTTGCGCATCCTGTTCGCCGTGTTCGCGCTCTACTCGGCGCAGCGCATGGTTGGCGTCCAGGGATGGCTGCTGCAGCGCATCCGCGCGGCGCGCTCAACCGCGTCGTGA
- a CDS encoding CoA transferase — MAGFLDGALVLDFTRVLAGPFCTMTLADLGARVIKIESPEGDEARGMGPFVDGHSLYFASINRGKESVVLNLKHPRAVELALGLAARADVLVENYRPGTLERLGLGYDVVHERNAGIVYVSLSGFGQVGPYRDRGAYDVIIQAMGGLMGITGPAGGGPTRVGASLGDIVPALYATIAVLAALQRRERTGEGCHVDLAMMDAVVAVVENAMARYWVSGEDPGPIGNRHPAIAPFSTFATADGQIVIACGNDALWRRLCAALESPALADDPRFTTNALRADRAEELAVAMEGVLRAHGTDHWLEILLEAGIPCAKVNRMSDLLNDPHLRARDMIVEMDQPHVGRLPVPGAPIKATGVEIDLGDPAPALGDHTRPVLRELLGVDAAELERLERDGAIGVPEPPSP, encoded by the coding sequence ATGGCCGGATTCCTCGACGGCGCCCTGGTTCTGGACTTCACGCGGGTGCTCGCCGGGCCATTCTGCACCATGACGCTCGCCGATCTTGGCGCGCGCGTCATCAAGATCGAAAGCCCCGAGGGTGATGAGGCCCGCGGCATGGGGCCCTTCGTCGACGGGCACAGCCTCTACTTCGCCAGCATCAACCGCGGCAAGGAGAGCGTGGTGCTCAACCTCAAGCACCCGCGGGCGGTCGAGTTGGCCCTTGGTCTCGCCGCGCGCGCCGACGTGCTCGTCGAAAACTACCGACCCGGCACGCTCGAACGGCTCGGTCTCGGCTACGACGTGGTCCACGAGCGAAACGCCGGCATCGTCTACGTCTCGCTCTCGGGTTTCGGCCAGGTCGGCCCCTACCGTGATCGGGGGGCCTACGACGTCATCATCCAGGCCATGGGCGGTCTCATGGGGATCACCGGGCCCGCCGGCGGCGGTCCCACGCGCGTGGGGGCTTCCTTGGGCGACATCGTGCCCGCGCTTTACGCCACCATCGCGGTGCTGGCTGCGCTGCAACGCCGCGAACGCACCGGCGAGGGCTGTCATGTCGACCTCGCCATGATGGACGCGGTGGTGGCCGTGGTCGAAAACGCCATGGCGCGCTACTGGGTCAGCGGCGAAGACCCCGGCCCCATCGGCAACCGGCACCCCGCCATTGCGCCCTTCAGCACCTTCGCCACGGCCGACGGACAGATCGTGATCGCCTGCGGCAACGATGCGCTCTGGCGGCGGCTGTGCGCCGCGCTCGAGTCGCCGGCGTTGGCGGACGACCCGCGATTCACCACCAACGCGCTTCGGGCCGATCGCGCCGAAGAATTGGCCGTTGCCATGGAGGGCGTGCTGCGCGCGCATGGGACGGACCATTGGCTGGAAATCTTGCTCGAGGCCGGCATCCCCTGTGCGAAAGTCAACCGTATGTCGGACCTCTTGAACGATCCCCACCTGCGAGCCCGCGACATGATCGTGGAGATGGACCAGCCGCACGTCGGCCGGCTGCCGGTGCCGGGCGCCCCCATCAAGGCGACTGGCGTGGAGATCGACCTCGGCGATCCGGCCCCCGCCTTGGGCGACCACACGCGTCCCGTGCTGCGGGAGTTGCTCGGGGTGGACGCCGCTGAGCTCGAGCGCCTCGAACGCGACGGCGCCATCGGCGTCCCCGAACCCCCGTCGCCATGA
- a CDS encoding GNAT family N-acetyltransferase — translation MTIEVAADGSHRVTIDTPIEIRRAALEDLEAMSELWGPERRIAQRRVLRRYFDEQRQNVQSGLVATFNGALVGQLWIRHRHLDRGIADGRRAAYLHTLIVAPSFRRLGIAEALTRAASNEAEARGADVLTIGVDGPNAYARRLYEKWGFHAYHATTDLRGELVFLRRRSYGARPDARP, via the coding sequence ATGACGATCGAAGTCGCGGCCGACGGATCGCACCGGGTGACCATCGACACGCCGATCGAGATTCGGCGCGCCGCGCTGGAGGATCTCGAGGCCATGAGCGAGCTCTGGGGTCCCGAGCGGCGGATCGCCCAGCGGCGCGTGCTGCGGCGGTATTTCGATGAGCAGCGCCAAAACGTCCAGTCCGGCCTTGTGGCGACATTCAATGGGGCGCTCGTCGGCCAGTTGTGGATCCGGCATCGACATCTCGATCGCGGCATCGCGGACGGACGGCGGGCCGCCTATCTGCATACGCTCATCGTGGCGCCGTCGTTTCGACGCTTGGGCATTGCCGAGGCCTTGACCCGTGCTGCCTCGAACGAAGCCGAGGCGCGCGGCGCCGACGTGCTCACCATCGGCGTCGACGGTCCCAACGCCTACGCCCGCCGCTTGTATGAGAAGTGGGGCTTCCACGCCTACCACGCGACCACAGACCTGCGTGGCGAGCTCGTCTTCCTGCGCCGGCGAAGCTACGGCGCAAGGCCGGATGCCCGACCCTAA
- a CDS encoding branched-chain amino acid transaminase yields MKAFFQGSFVDFADAKVSVMTHALNYGTGVFEGIRGYWNEDDEQMYLFRAPEHFERMRQSAKILRMEIPHTDDELVEIARTLVRSGDFQEDVYVRPLVYKAACQIGLSMVRQTENGTALIDDEFTMFVVPFGPYLDVERPIRCTIASWRRINDNMIPARGKVSGLYVNSAMAKTEAVEAGFDEGIMLTEDGHVSEGTAENVFLVRNGVLVTPSVSDDILEGVTRRTVIQIARDELQIDTIERSVDRTELYIADELFLVGTGAQISPVREVDGRVIGDGGIGPVTRALQDLYFDIVRGGNARYRSWCAPVYPVPAAQT; encoded by the coding sequence GTGAAGGCCTTCTTTCAGGGCTCGTTTGTGGATTTCGCCGACGCCAAGGTGAGCGTCATGACGCATGCGCTCAACTACGGCACCGGCGTGTTCGAAGGCATCCGCGGATACTGGAATGAAGACGACGAACAGATGTACCTGTTCCGCGCGCCTGAGCACTTCGAGCGGATGCGACAGTCCGCCAAGATCCTTCGTATGGAGATCCCGCACACCGACGATGAGTTGGTGGAAATCGCCCGGACGCTCGTGCGGTCGGGCGACTTTCAGGAAGACGTGTACGTGCGGCCGCTCGTCTACAAGGCGGCGTGCCAAATCGGTTTGAGCATGGTTCGCCAGACCGAAAACGGCACGGCGCTCATCGACGACGAGTTCACCATGTTCGTCGTGCCGTTTGGGCCCTATCTGGATGTCGAGCGGCCGATTCGCTGCACAATCGCCTCGTGGCGGCGGATCAACGACAACATGATTCCGGCTCGCGGCAAGGTAAGCGGGTTGTACGTCAACTCGGCGATGGCCAAAACCGAGGCGGTCGAGGCGGGTTTCGACGAAGGCATCATGCTCACCGAGGACGGCCACGTGAGCGAGGGAACCGCCGAGAATGTATTTCTCGTGCGCAACGGCGTCCTGGTCACGCCCTCCGTCAGCGATGACATTCTCGAGGGCGTGACACGGCGTACGGTCATCCAAATCGCGCGCGACGAGCTTCAGATCGACACCATTGAGCGCAGCGTCGACCGCACCGAGCTCTACATCGCCGACGAGCTGTTCCTGGTGGGCACGGGCGCGCAAATCTCGCCCGTGCGCGAGGTCGATGGGCGCGTGATCGGTGACGGCGGCATCGGTCCCGTCACGCGCGCGCTCCAGGACTTATACTTTGACATCGTGCGCGGCGGAAACGCCCGCTATCGATCGTGGTGTGCGCCGGTCTATCCGGTTCCGGCGGCGCAGACCTAG